A single region of the Microcoleus sp. bin38.metabat.b11b12b14.051 genome encodes:
- a CDS encoding transposase — protein MKVVNQDLNKLRRAAGITDRQSKYLLLSNRVNLNPEQIDKLELTLKKSECLRIAYEMKEKFREIYETHLTVKKGQKKLKQWLNHAQVFLREFASTIENHFEGICNYFIHRTTSGVMSGINNRIKLIMRQGYGFSNLNNFKNRVLACFSD, from the coding sequence TAGAGCAGCAGGAATAACAGACAGGCAAAGTAAATATTTATTATTAAGCAATCGAGTAAATCTGAACCCAGAGCAGATTGATAAATTAGAATTGACCTTAAAAAAATCAGAATGTTTGAGAATTGCGTATGAGATGAAAGAAAAATTTAGAGAAATATATGAAACCCATTTGACGGTAAAAAAAGGACAGAAAAAACTCAAGCAATGGCTAAATCATGCACAAGTATTTTTGAGAGAATTCGCATCAACAATTGAGAATCATTTTGAGGGAATTTGTAACTACTTTATTCATCGCACAACAAGTGGGGTCATGTCAGGTATCAACAATCGAATTAAGTTGATAATGCGGCAAGGATATGGCTTTTCTAATTTGAATAATTTCAAGAATCGTGTATTAGCTTGCTTTTCTGATTAG
- a CDS encoding peptidoglycan DD-metalloendopeptidase family protein encodes MPLPTTEQEWDKQSGDGYQFDNNLTTGNIYTGIKESTAEVKQVNQQLSTALLGYAAGMNTGYAYDITTDGSYNGTTKSHAGIDYKVGSGKNVSVVVPGKIINVVQDTNGIGQFVTVLGNDGKQWIYGHLTGAKLTGDVKIGESIGTVKNQGTNSHFHIEVHNRGANGLFTSYIGGIPSQSRDFVLNNSMSPLQAYSEWKNQGNNGGGVTLPPSSSGGKVFTGGSGNDILNAQNTNDTLIGNAGNDTLYGEAGNDYLNGGAGNDYLDGYASRNSPDFDTLEGGAGADTFVLGNSRQGMFYLGTGQATIVDYNFRDDYIQLRGNRNQYRLTPQGNDTLVQTSGGDTLAVVKNVPDLSFNITPSRSDFKFV; translated from the coding sequence ATGCCTTTACCAACAACTGAGCAAGAATGGGATAAACAAAGTGGTGATGGCTATCAATTTGATAACAATCTTACTACAGGCAACATTTACACAGGTATCAAAGAGTCTACAGCCGAGGTTAAGCAAGTCAATCAACAACTTTCGACAGCACTTCTCGGTTATGCCGCTGGCATGAATACTGGCTATGCCTATGATATAACTACTGATGGTTCTTACAATGGCACTACTAAGTCTCATGCAGGAATTGATTATAAAGTTGGTTCTGGTAAAAACGTTTCAGTAGTAGTGCCTGGAAAAATCATAAACGTTGTTCAAGACACCAATGGAATAGGCCAGTTTGTGACTGTACTGGGTAATGATGGAAAACAATGGATATACGGTCATCTCACAGGTGCCAAGCTAACAGGCGATGTAAAGATTGGAGAGTCGATCGGCACAGTCAAAAACCAAGGCACTAACTCCCATTTTCACATAGAGGTACACAATCGTGGTGCTAATGGTTTATTTACTAGCTATATTGGTGGAATTCCATCTCAAAGCCGTGATTTTGTACTGAACAATTCGATGAGTCCCCTGCAAGCTTATTCGGAGTGGAAAAACCAGGGCAATAACGGAGGCGGTGTTACCCTTCCACCCTCATCTTCAGGAGGCAAAGTTTTCACGGGCGGTTCGGGGAATGACATCCTCAACGCGCAAAACACCAACGACACCTTGATTGGTAACGCCGGCAACGACACCCTCTATGGCGAAGCCGGTAACGATTACCTAAACGGTGGTGCGGGTAACGACTACCTCGACGGCTACGCCAGCAGAAATAGCCCCGATTTCGATACTCTCGAAGGTGGAGCGGGGGCGGATACCTTTGTGTTAGGAAACTCACGCCAGGGAATGTTTTACCTAGGAACCGGTCAGGCGACTATTGTCGATTACAACTTCCGCGATGACTACATCCAGTTGCGCGGCAATCGTAATCAGTATCGCCTGACTCCTCAAGGCAATGACACTCTGGTGCAAACCTCCGGCGGCGACACATTAGCAGTAGTCAAAAACGTGCCAGATTTGAGCTTCAACATCACACCTTCCCGTAGCGACTTTAAGTTTGTTTAA